In Phoenix dactylifera cultivar Barhee BC4 chromosome 11, palm_55x_up_171113_PBpolish2nd_filt_p, whole genome shotgun sequence, the following are encoded in one genomic region:
- the LOC120112507 gene encoding uncharacterized protein LOC120112507 — protein sequence MVMEAMGPEEELHLRSALEVNHEEEPNKDAADFYSLLKDAEVPLWEGCKKHSKLSAISQLLNCKSEFNMSISYYDRIMKIVKNMLPESEKLPSDFYQSKKMLRKLGLEYTSIDVCENNCMLFYKETENLIECTICGHPRYKLRRNDGGGRKKDIPYRRLRYLPITPRLQRLFMSSRTAENMSWHVKGGDSDEMVHLACGEAWKHFDRIHPSFSTEPRNVRLGLCTDGFNPFSQSARPYSCWPVFVTVYNLPPSICMKRPYIFLSLVIFGPKSPGKSIDVLLRPLIDELKILWEVGVTTYDIFRKENFQMKAVLLWTINDFPAYDMLSGWSTHGKLACPYCLENSKTFTLQHGWKTSFFDCHRQFLPMDHAYRYQVDGLFNGRIETDPPPPRLSGEELKNRVSALPNITFGLRAPKHTISGFGKDHNWVKRSIFWELPYWHTLLIRHNLDVMHIVRNVFLNIFYTCMDVKGKTKDNVKARQDLELYCKRPKLRIQFVNGKLVKPRASYVLSKDQAIEVYEWVKGLMLIP from the coding sequence ATGGTGATGGAAGCTATGGGTCCAGAAGAGGAACTTCATTTGAGGAGTGCACTTGAAGTTAATCATGAGGAAGAGCCAAACAAGGatgctgcagatttttattctttgttgaaAGATGCAGAAGTACCTTTGTGGGAAGGGTGTAAAAAACACTCTAAGTTATCTGCTATTAGTCAATTATTAAATTGCAAGTCTGAATTTAATATGAGTATATCTTACTATGAtcgaatcatgaaaatagtgaaGAATATGTTGCCGGAAAGTGAGAAGCTGCCCTCTGATTTCTATCAATCAAAGAAGATGCTTCGGAAGTTGGGATTGGAGTACACAAGTATTGATGTTTGTGAGAATAATTGTATGCTATTCTATAAGGAAACAGAGAATTTGATTGAGTGTACTATTTGTGGTCATCCTCGATATAAACTTAGAAGAAATGATGGTGGTGGTAGGAAAAAAGATATTCCTTATAGAAGGTTGCGATATCTTCCAATAACACCAAGACTTCAGAGGCTTTTTATGTCAAGCAGAACAGCTGAAAACATGTCATGGCATGTGAAGGGAGGTGATTCAGATGAGATGGTGCATCTTGCTTGTGGGGAGGCTTGGAAGCACTTTGACCGCATTCATCCATCCTTTTCTACCGAGCCTCGTAATGTGAGACTTGGGTTATGTACGGATGGTTTTAACCCTTTTAGCCAATCAGCTCGTCCTTATTCTTGTTGGCCAGTTTTCGTAACAGTTTACAATCTTCCACCATCAATATGTATGAAACGACCCTACATTTTTCTAAGTTTAGTCATTTTTGGACCTAAGAGCCCCGGCAAAAGTATCGATGTCTTGCTTAGGCCTTTGATTGATGAACTTAAAATATTGTGGGAAGTAGGGGTCACCACTTATGACATTTTTAGAAAAGAGAATTTTCAAATGAAGGCAGTTTTATTGTGGACTATCAACGATTTTCCTGCATATGACATGCTTTCAGGATGGAGTACGCATGGAAAGTTGGCCTGCCCGTATTGTTTGGAGAACTCAAAAACTTTTACACTACAACATGGTTGGAAGACTTCTTTTTTTGACTGCCATCGTCAATTCTTGCCCATGGACCATGCATacagataccaagttgatggccTCTTCAATGGTAGAATAGAGACAGACCCCCCACCTCCTCGACTGTCTGGTGAGGAGTTGAAAAATAGGGTCTCTGCTTTGCCTAATATAACTTTTGGTTTGAGAGCTCCTAAGCACACCATTTCTGGATTCGGTAAAGATCATAATTGGGTGAAAAGGAGCATATTTTGGGAGTTGCCCTATTGGCATACACTACTTATTCGACACAATTTAGATGTCATGCATATTGTTCGGAATGTGTttcttaatatattttatacttGTATGGATGTAAAAGGGAAGACTAAAGATAATGTGAAAGCAAGGCAAGATTTAGAGTTGTATTGCAAGCGTCCTAAGTTGAGGATTCAATTTGTTAATGGAAAGCTAGTTAAGCCTCGAGCTTCCTATGTATTGTCCAAAGACCAAGCAATAGAGGTCTACGAGTGGGTGAAAGGATTAATGTtgatcccctaa